Proteins from one Fibrobacter sp. genomic window:
- the mscL gene encoding large-conductance mechanosensitive channel protein MscL — translation MGIKGKAASLLEEFKSFAFKGNIVDMAIGVIIGGAFGKIVTSFVNDIVMPSVTAIIAMGGGKDAGEGLKALSYTSPDGVVIPYGNFIGGVVDFLIVAFVVFLVMKKFLGFMQNMRKKEEAPAAPPAPPEPSAEEKLLTEIRDLLKK, via the coding sequence ATGGGTATCAAAGGCAAAGCAGCTTCCCTTCTCGAAGAGTTCAAGTCCTTCGCGTTCAAGGGCAACATCGTCGATATGGCCATCGGTGTTATCATCGGTGGTGCTTTCGGTAAAATCGTCACATCCTTCGTGAACGACATCGTGATGCCGTCCGTCACTGCCATCATCGCTATGGGCGGTGGCAAGGATGCGGGTGAAGGCCTCAAGGCGTTGTCCTACACGTCTCCTGATGGCGTGGTCATTCCTTACGGCAACTTCATCGGTGGCGTTGTCGACTTCCTGATTGTGGCCTTCGTGGTCTTCCTCGTGATGAAGAAGTTCCTCGGCTTCATGCAGAACATGCGCAAGAAGGAAGAAGCCCCGGCCGCTCCTCCGGCTCCTCCTGAGCCGAGCGCCGAAGAAAAGCTCCTCACCGAAATCCGTGACTTGCTGAAGAAATAA
- a CDS encoding DNA replication/repair protein RecF → MIESLSVGHVRSLDAQEFSFTPGINVIHGPNGCGKTTVLESVHLLAQGFSFRAKDLKELVCWNADELILRGAFDCDGMALSRALQVGRRKVTAKENGTAVRSVSAFFGKSPAVIMQPSDIELLRGAPEIRRHWLDEILCFRSAANAGVLRNYKRVLQQRNQWLRQFKKEGSALGGEDLFQVLSRQLVDLGAKLWLARINLSAEISPVITGYYRRLSGGVDEITCDYRSSILKELDALDAADFMGDEEIDSMVAESSEEYNAGGVTEEMLRNAFADKLAGLELVEKMQGVTMAGPHRDDLALCASGYEMRSVGSQGQCRSAAIAMRFAAVDIASQHVGKPILLLDDIFAELDVNRRDAVASLVREKNCQVLIATPQVEELPFKADSEISLSAS, encoded by the coding sequence GTGATAGAATCGCTTTCGGTCGGCCACGTGCGCAGCCTTGACGCCCAGGAGTTCTCGTTTACTCCGGGCATCAACGTGATTCACGGGCCGAACGGTTGCGGAAAGACTACGGTTCTCGAATCCGTGCACCTGCTTGCGCAGGGATTCTCGTTCAGGGCGAAGGACCTGAAGGAACTTGTCTGCTGGAATGCGGACGAACTGATTCTGCGGGGCGCGTTCGACTGCGACGGCATGGCGCTTTCCCGAGCGCTGCAGGTAGGCCGCCGGAAAGTCACCGCAAAGGAAAACGGGACGGCAGTGCGCTCTGTTTCCGCGTTCTTCGGAAAATCGCCCGCGGTAATCATGCAGCCCTCCGATATCGAACTGCTGCGCGGTGCACCCGAAATCCGCCGGCACTGGCTCGACGAGATATTGTGCTTTCGCTCGGCGGCGAACGCCGGCGTGCTCCGGAACTACAAGCGCGTGCTCCAGCAAAGGAACCAGTGGCTCCGGCAGTTCAAAAAGGAAGGCAGCGCCCTGGGAGGCGAAGACCTGTTCCAGGTACTCTCCCGCCAGCTCGTGGATCTCGGGGCCAAGCTCTGGCTCGCCCGCATCAACCTCTCCGCCGAAATATCCCCGGTGATTACCGGCTACTACCGCAGGCTCTCCGGCGGCGTGGATGAAATCACCTGCGACTACAGGAGTTCCATCCTGAAGGAATTGGACGCGCTTGACGCAGCGGACTTCATGGGGGACGAAGAAATCGACTCCATGGTGGCCGAGAGCTCCGAAGAATACAATGCCGGCGGCGTGACCGAAGAAATGCTGCGGAACGCCTTCGCCGACAAGCTCGCCGGACTCGAACTCGTGGAAAAGATGCAGGGAGTCACCATGGCGGGCCCGCATCGGGACGACCTCGCGCTGTGCGCCTCGGGCTACGAGATGCGTTCGGTCGGGTCGCAGGGACAGTGCCGCTCGGCGGCCATCGCCATGCGCTTCGCCGCCGTCGACATCGCGTCGCAGCATGTAGGCAAGCCCATCCTGTTGCTCGACGACATCTTCGCCGAGCTGGACGTGAACCGCCGCGACGCGGTCGCATCGCTCGTGCGCGAAAAGAACTGCCAAGTGCTCATCGCCACCCCGCAGGTCGAGGAACTGCCGTTCAAGGCGGACTCGGAAATCAGCCTCAGCGCATCGTAA
- a CDS encoding outer membrane lipoprotein carrier protein LolA: MKNRSIFIVLLAVASMAIQAFALTADEALAKSQAWFKSGKAWSLDFQVQVFYSDSPDIVSQKGTLLVADADRFKLKVAGIEFTSDGESLWQYNPEQNQVLIKAVEDLSSAFHPSEMLFKYLGCKAKELKEGEFNKQKLWVLKLDASKYAGQFDQMEVWLSQKDFSPVRLFTVDPTGNSSWYNIINLKVVKKVSPEDFKFKSRKGVDEIDMR; the protein is encoded by the coding sequence ATGAAAAATCGTAGTATCTTTATTGTATTGTTGGCCGTGGCGTCCATGGCCATCCAAGCTTTCGCGCTCACCGCGGACGAGGCGCTGGCCAAGTCGCAGGCCTGGTTCAAGTCGGGCAAGGCATGGAGCCTCGATTTCCAGGTGCAGGTGTTCTATTCGGACTCCCCGGACATCGTAAGCCAAAAGGGCACGCTCCTGGTAGCGGACGCGGACAGGTTCAAACTGAAGGTCGCGGGCATCGAGTTCACGAGCGACGGGGAAAGCCTCTGGCAGTACAATCCCGAACAGAACCAGGTGCTCATCAAGGCGGTCGAAGACCTCTCTTCGGCGTTCCACCCCTCCGAAATGCTTTTCAAGTACCTGGGATGCAAGGCCAAGGAACTGAAGGAAGGCGAATTCAACAAGCAGAAACTGTGGGTGCTGAAGCTCGACGCCTCGAAATACGCGGGCCAGTTCGACCAGATGGAAGTATGGCTATCGCAGAAGGACTTTTCGCCGGTGAGGCTCTTCACCGTAGACCCCACGGGAAATTCCTCGTGGTACAACATCATAAACTTGAAAGTCGTGAAAAAGGTCTCGCCCGAAGACTTCAAGTTCAAATCCCGTAAAGGTGTCGACGAAATCGACATGAGGTAG
- the opgC gene encoding OpgC domain-containing protein — translation MRIRALDSIRGLLLLIMTLDHFGKPISYYLYQCFGFFSAAEGFFFLSGFVGMLAATSKGVKDPKQTWMRSRAFKTWRYHMVTLVVLCVAAWCFMPRVTHFFDSLYAHPVVGGVYSLVLVNTPEWLDVLPLYVIFLLAGSFVFPLFVKAARKRTVLLLWLPSFCVWVAAQFGFRDACNSIFPAWIYHGFFDPFGWQFVYFSGAATASWWRIAKPGKAGEVVRSLTPALVVVAVFCFLWSHQFIPLGLPSEFFVSKDHVGPLRFANFFTFMLVICWIVRRFPDLLDFRMTNTMGRHSLDVYTAQIVLVYIWMALPGSIRYHGPWNVLVPLVSCVLLWALAKFREPRVSTREPRAGK, via the coding sequence GTGAGAATCAGGGCTCTAGATTCCATCCGGGGGTTGTTGCTTCTGATAATGACCCTGGACCATTTCGGAAAGCCCATATCGTATTACTTATACCAGTGCTTCGGCTTCTTCAGTGCGGCCGAAGGCTTTTTTTTCTTGTCCGGCTTCGTCGGGATGCTCGCCGCCACGAGCAAGGGAGTCAAGGACCCGAAGCAGACGTGGATGCGTTCCCGCGCGTTCAAGACGTGGCGCTACCACATGGTGACGCTTGTCGTGCTCTGCGTTGCGGCCTGGTGCTTCATGCCGCGGGTGACGCATTTCTTCGATTCCCTCTACGCTCATCCCGTTGTCGGGGGCGTGTATAGCCTTGTCCTCGTGAACACGCCCGAATGGCTCGACGTGCTCCCGCTGTACGTGATATTCCTGCTTGCGGGTTCATTCGTGTTCCCGCTGTTCGTGAAGGCGGCGCGCAAGCGTACGGTGCTGCTCTTGTGGCTGCCTTCGTTCTGCGTATGGGTCGCCGCCCAGTTCGGGTTCCGCGACGCCTGCAATTCCATTTTCCCCGCTTGGATTTACCACGGGTTCTTCGACCCCTTCGGCTGGCAGTTCGTGTACTTCTCGGGTGCCGCTACCGCTTCCTGGTGGCGCATCGCCAAACCGGGCAAGGCGGGGGAGGTCGTCAGGTCGCTCACGCCTGCGCTTGTCGTGGTCGCGGTCTTCTGCTTCCTCTGGTCGCACCAGTTTATCCCGCTCGGGTTGCCTTCCGAATTCTTCGTGAGCAAGGACCACGTGGGCCCGCTCCGTTTCGCGAACTTCTTCACGTTCATGCTGGTCATCTGCTGGATTGTCCGGCGCTTTCCCGACCTGCTGGACTTCCGCATGACGAACACGATGGGCAGGCATAGCCTCGACGTCTATACCGCGCAAATCGTGCTTGTCTACATCTGGATGGCCCTGCCCGGTTCCATCCGCTACCACGGGCCGTGGAACGTCCTTGTCCCGCTGGTTTCTTGCGTGTTGCTCTGGGCGCTCGCGAAGTTCCGCGAACCGCGCGTCAGTACCCGCGAGCCCCGCGCGGGCAAGTAA
- a CDS encoding glycogen synthase → MDILVVSPEAGNWQIPSPLTTAVNRLTDAFAQAGVNVMTCSPFYKNHLQNLESYKCVFRGEERMHRKPYEVWVSESDPLHTYIYNEDYFGRPYVYGPPKSMPYGDNHLRFAFLASACLSYAIDTGTHYQAILGHEWGGALAGALAHNTYKDEFGDVPFFFTVHNITYDFHVRSDEIERIGLPRDRYNMDGYEFWGKVSLLKAGICFAEKVLFPSPGYRDAMLNTNLPGGLSGFLNHNADKLIGVQFGVSYKVWDFNRDEHLPIKEAKRRARLHLQESFHVDFGSKLVLYVHLDDEAGNTSETLATILTDITKQDVFIIVGISPEDPEWNFYQDVSKQYPDIMHVQPLDKETENVKPLKEVLAGSDILFAANLREPSTSIILKALACGTLPLTGINVGVASMLSDYAPETAGCANAFLVEDENAPHQMLRRLKDALHVYRNEVADWDKAVVNAYSGFHYEWARTISKYLLILGELGL, encoded by the coding sequence ATGGATATTCTTGTTGTCAGCCCGGAAGCGGGTAATTGGCAGATACCGAGCCCGCTGACCACGGCGGTCAACCGGTTGACTGATGCGTTCGCCCAGGCCGGGGTGAATGTTATGACCTGTTCCCCGTTCTACAAGAACCATTTACAGAATCTGGAAAGTTACAAGTGCGTGTTCCGCGGAGAGGAACGCATGCACCGTAAGCCCTACGAGGTCTGGGTCTCTGAGTCCGACCCTCTGCACACCTATATCTATAACGAAGATTATTTCGGTCGCCCCTATGTCTACGGCCCGCCCAAGAGCATGCCGTATGGCGACAACCACCTGAGGTTTGCCTTCCTTGCGTCGGCATGCCTGAGCTATGCCATCGATACCGGGACCCATTACCAGGCGATTCTCGGGCATGAATGGGGTGGCGCCCTGGCAGGCGCGCTCGCTCACAATACGTACAAAGATGAATTCGGCGACGTCCCGTTCTTCTTCACCGTCCACAACATTACATACGACTTCCACGTGAGGTCCGACGAAATCGAAAGGATCGGGCTTCCGCGCGACCGCTACAACATGGACGGATACGAGTTCTGGGGCAAGGTGAGCCTCCTCAAGGCGGGCATCTGTTTTGCCGAAAAGGTGCTTTTCCCGTCGCCCGGTTACCGCGATGCGATGCTCAATACGAACCTGCCGGGCGGCCTGAGTGGCTTTTTGAACCACAATGCGGACAAACTTATCGGCGTGCAGTTCGGCGTGAGTTACAAGGTCTGGGACTTCAATCGCGACGAGCACCTCCCCATCAAGGAGGCGAAGCGCCGGGCCAGGCTCCACCTGCAGGAATCCTTCCACGTGGACTTCGGGTCGAAGCTCGTCCTCTACGTGCATCTCGACGACGAAGCGGGCAACACTTCCGAGACGCTTGCGACCATCCTCACCGACATTACCAAGCAGGACGTGTTCATCATCGTGGGCATTTCGCCCGAAGATCCGGAATGGAACTTCTACCAGGACGTGTCGAAGCAGTATCCGGACATCATGCACGTGCAGCCTCTCGACAAGGAAACCGAGAACGTGAAGCCGTTGAAGGAAGTCCTTGCCGGTTCTGATATTTTGTTCGCAGCGAACCTGCGTGAGCCGTCCACCTCGATTATCCTCAAGGCGCTCGCCTGCGGAACGCTCCCGCTCACGGGAATCAATGTCGGCGTGGCGAGCATGCTGAGCGACTACGCCCCGGAGACGGCCGGCTGCGCGAACGCGTTCCTCGTCGAAGACGAAAATGCTCCGCACCAGATGTTGCGCCGCTTAAAGGATGCGCTCCACGTGTACAGGAACGAAGTCGCCGATTGGGACAAGGCGGTAGTGAACGCGTACAGCGGTTTTCATTATGAATGGGCCCGCACAATTTCAAAATATTTGCTAATATTGGGCGAACTGGGACTTTAG
- a CDS encoding cation diffusion facilitator family transporter codes for MTRVRKKDNGGDVRKVTWIGLGWNAALSVGKFFAGYFGGSQALVADAIHSASDFITDIAIIVGSKFWNSPPDAEHPYGHRRFETLITVGIGLAVCAVGIGLGYNAIISLKDGVQSRPEWIAAVMAALSIVIKEALFRYTRAKGRAIRSQALEANAWHHRSDAYSSIPVLIAVVFGIAMPQFWFADSVGAIIVSAFILHSGFEIAWPGIHQVADVGASEDVARKLKEVALACPNVISIHGFRSRYVGSDLHVDLHVVVPAEMSLLAAHDLAEEVERRLIDAGENVVDALVHIDPYSEERVRRGEIKTISR; via the coding sequence ATGACTCGCGTTCGCAAAAAGGACAATGGCGGCGATGTCCGCAAAGTGACCTGGATAGGGCTCGGCTGGAATGCCGCGCTCTCGGTGGGCAAGTTCTTTGCGGGCTATTTCGGCGGGTCGCAGGCGCTTGTCGCCGACGCTATCCACAGCGCATCGGACTTCATTACCGACATCGCGATTATCGTGGGGTCGAAATTCTGGAACTCGCCTCCGGATGCGGAACACCCCTACGGGCACCGGCGCTTCGAGACGCTCATCACGGTGGGCATCGGGCTTGCGGTATGCGCCGTGGGTATAGGGCTCGGTTATAACGCCATCATATCGCTCAAGGACGGAGTGCAGTCGAGGCCCGAATGGATCGCGGCCGTCATGGCGGCACTTTCCATCGTCATCAAGGAAGCGCTTTTCCGCTACACGCGCGCCAAGGGCCGCGCCATCCGGAGCCAGGCGCTCGAGGCCAACGCGTGGCACCACAGGAGCGACGCCTACAGTTCCATCCCGGTACTGATTGCCGTCGTCTTCGGGATCGCCATGCCGCAGTTCTGGTTCGCGGACTCGGTAGGCGCCATCATCGTCTCGGCGTTCATCCTGCATTCGGGCTTCGAAATCGCATGGCCCGGAATACACCAGGTGGCTGACGTCGGCGCATCCGAAGACGTGGCCCGAAAACTGAAAGAGGTTGCACTCGCCTGCCCGAACGTCATCAGCATCCACGGGTTCCGCTCGCGTTACGTGGGCTCGGACCTGCACGTGGACCTGCACGTGGTGGTTCCGGCCGAGATGTCGCTCCTTGCAGCGCACGACCTCGCCGAAGAAGTAGAACGCAGGCTTATCGACGCCGGCGAGAATGTCGTCGACGCTTTGGTGCACATCGACCCCTACAGCGAAGAGCGCGTAAGGCGCGGCGAGATCAAGACCATCAGTCGCTGA
- a CDS encoding efflux RND transporter periplasmic adaptor subunit: MKKFLKKFLKLLVVVAVLGGAAYGVKFFFFTEKVSDAAGPLVSAKVTLATISTTISATGTLEPVDQVEVGTQVSGDISKIFVDFNSKVKKGQVIAELDKSKLKATLTQAEIAYRSAENDYKYKESTYNRVKKLSESNAASAVDLETAEYNMNAAKLSMERSKNEVAQARLNLSYATIKSPIEGVVLKRAVEVGQTVAASMSTPTLFVIARDLSQMKVMADVDEADIGQVKAGQKVTFTVDAFQGETFNGSVQEVRLNPTTTSNVVTYTVVITADNPEQKLLPGMTATCTIVTKEVVDAIAIPVKALKFSPAEGTPMLNPKDFPRPPMGERPKFDKDGDFPPPPPDMGAGGPPGGPGGFGPPGGKGSKKKGHRPKLTGNHVWVSIDGKAAPRPVKIGISDGVNVEILKGLSVGDSVVVSQETISSGSNTEKSKASSPFMPSRPGKKKR; encoded by the coding sequence ATGAAGAAGTTCTTGAAAAAGTTTTTGAAATTGCTTGTCGTCGTGGCCGTCCTCGGTGGCGCCGCCTACGGCGTGAAATTCTTCTTCTTTACGGAGAAGGTGAGCGATGCCGCGGGCCCGCTCGTGAGCGCCAAGGTGACGCTCGCCACGATTTCCACCACCATATCGGCTACGGGTACGCTCGAACCGGTCGACCAGGTGGAAGTGGGTACGCAGGTCTCGGGCGATATCAGCAAGATTTTCGTGGATTTCAATTCCAAGGTAAAGAAGGGCCAGGTCATCGCGGAACTGGACAAGTCCAAGCTCAAGGCGACGCTCACGCAGGCCGAAATCGCCTACAGGTCCGCGGAAAACGACTACAAGTACAAGGAATCCACCTACAACCGCGTGAAGAAACTTTCCGAGAGCAACGCCGCGAGCGCGGTGGATCTCGAGACGGCGGAATACAACATGAACGCCGCGAAACTTTCCATGGAGCGCAGCAAGAACGAGGTCGCGCAGGCCAGGTTGAACCTGAGCTATGCGACTATCAAGAGCCCGATTGAAGGCGTGGTTTTGAAGCGCGCCGTAGAAGTGGGCCAGACGGTGGCCGCCTCCATGAGCACCCCGACATTGTTCGTCATCGCGAGGGACCTGAGCCAGATGAAGGTGATGGCCGACGTGGACGAAGCCGATATCGGCCAGGTGAAGGCCGGACAGAAGGTCACGTTTACGGTCGACGCCTTTCAGGGCGAAACGTTCAACGGCTCCGTGCAGGAGGTTCGCCTGAACCCGACGACCACGAGCAACGTGGTGACCTACACGGTGGTGATTACTGCCGACAATCCTGAACAGAAGCTCCTGCCCGGAATGACGGCCACATGCACGATCGTCACGAAGGAAGTGGTCGATGCGATTGCCATTCCCGTGAAGGCTCTCAAGTTCAGCCCCGCCGAAGGCACGCCGATGCTAAACCCGAAGGATTTCCCGCGCCCGCCGATGGGTGAACGCCCGAAGTTCGACAAGGACGGCGATTTCCCGCCTCCGCCTCCCGATATGGGTGCAGGTGGCCCTCCGGGCGGTCCGGGCGGATTCGGCCCGCCGGGTGGCAAGGGCTCGAAGAAGAAGGGCCATCGCCCGAAACTCACGGGCAATCACGTGTGGGTCAGCATCGACGGCAAGGCGGCCCCGCGTCCGGTCAAGATCGGTATCAGCGATGGCGTGAACGTCGAAATCTTGAAGGGCCTCAGCGTGGGCGATTCCGTCGTGGTGAGCCAGGAAACCATAAGCTCGGGTTCGAACACCGAGAAGTCGAAGGCCTCGAGCCCGTTTATGCCCAGCCGACCGGGAAAGAAAAAGAGATAG
- a CDS encoding TolB family protein: MWDRSGDKSFLEIFDIETGESKLLKEFDKVIEAPNWSDDGKFLTYNSEGRIYKIEIATGAVTEVPSHFVDNCNNDHVLDPDGSGLYVSHHTREDGLSRIYKIFFDGRMPELITPLAPSYLHGITADGMTLAYCAERNGEYDIYTIPAVGGNEKQLTTAFGLNDGPEYDCDGEYIWFNSVRTGRMQAWRMRADGSEQTQMTFDAHWNTWFPHISPDRTKVVMLAYHERDVRPGEHVPNKNVELRLMTGSDETGWSQPRTILKIFGGQGTINVNSWAPDSKRFAFVRYAKK, encoded by the coding sequence GTGTGGGACCGCTCCGGCGACAAGTCGTTCCTCGAAATTTTCGACATCGAGACCGGCGAATCAAAACTGCTCAAGGAATTCGACAAGGTCATCGAGGCGCCCAACTGGAGTGACGACGGGAAGTTCCTCACTTACAATAGCGAAGGCCGCATCTACAAAATCGAAATCGCGACAGGCGCGGTAACCGAAGTGCCAAGCCACTTCGTCGACAACTGCAACAACGACCACGTTCTCGACCCGGACGGTTCGGGACTCTATGTAAGCCACCACACCAGGGAAGACGGGCTTTCGCGCATCTACAAGATTTTCTTCGACGGCCGCATGCCGGAACTCATAACGCCGCTCGCCCCAAGCTACCTACACGGCATCACGGCAGACGGCATGACGCTCGCGTACTGCGCCGAACGCAACGGCGAATACGACATCTACACCATCCCCGCCGTAGGCGGAAACGAGAAGCAGCTTACGACCGCATTCGGATTGAATGACGGCCCGGAATACGACTGCGACGGAGAATACATCTGGTTCAACTCGGTGCGCACGGGCCGCATGCAGGCTTGGCGCATGAGGGCCGACGGTTCCGAGCAGACGCAGATGACGTTCGACGCTCATTGGAACACCTGGTTCCCGCACATTTCGCCCGACCGCACGAAAGTCGTGATGCTCGCCTACCACGAGCGCGACGTGCGCCCCGGCGAACACGTGCCCAACAAGAACGTGGAATTACGCCTGATGACCGGCAGCGACGAAACCGGCTGGAGCCAACCGCGCACCATCCTAAAAATCTTCGGCGGCCAAGGAACCATCAACGTGAATTCCTGGGCCCCCGACAGCAAGCGGTTCGCCTTCGTGCGGTACGCTAAAAAATGA
- a CDS encoding segregation/condensation protein A, whose amino-acid sequence MTDIEELEDYEVRIGSFNGPMDLLVYLVQKKEMSLDQIPIAEIADDFLAWVNKIGVTDLSKAGDFLYMASRLMALKVQELLPAEERDPELVEEYNADREKLMQEMLEYQRYKQVAGGLQEMEGKNFGTYSRGRLEKTQTDEDTLADANIWQLFRAYQKSLKTKISDTVHHIELDYVTIQDRQQAINNYLSVNGRALFEDLLDNDSHPIVAAVTFMALLEMIKTDDVVFRQSELFGPIWIYRKKNNAEYADEMARETVFFSKDPDVKPGLVEEIRNMALARSQAGSVGDIAAVMKEAVLWTTRGRDVTEDDLQAMLEGREDLSEVQENPFAEMMREDEAAEAAMSNAPAEAVPGETAPAESAVPESAPMESAPVEAPAEAAAVAAETAPAENAQPEEAVPEAVPVEEPAVEEPAPAEEPAPVEESVSDEKSVPAAEKQMSDEEFEEFMKKAQAFYSGQAEEDSSKENIAEDSGDDDDDFPSLEVHSGDD is encoded by the coding sequence ATGACTGATATCGAAGAGTTGGAAGACTACGAGGTACGCATTGGTTCGTTCAATGGACCGATGGATTTGCTCGTGTACTTGGTCCAGAAGAAGGAAATGTCTTTGGACCAGATTCCCATTGCGGAAATCGCCGACGACTTCCTCGCCTGGGTCAACAAGATCGGGGTGACCGACCTTTCGAAGGCGGGCGACTTCCTCTATATGGCGAGCCGCCTGATGGCCCTCAAGGTGCAGGAACTTCTCCCGGCCGAGGAACGCGATCCCGAACTCGTCGAAGAATACAATGCCGACCGCGAAAAACTCATGCAGGAAATGCTCGAGTACCAGCGCTACAAGCAGGTCGCGGGCGGTTTGCAGGAAATGGAAGGCAAGAACTTCGGTACCTACAGCCGAGGCCGCCTCGAAAAGACGCAGACCGACGAGGATACCCTCGCCGATGCGAACATCTGGCAGCTTTTCCGTGCCTACCAGAAGAGCCTCAAGACTAAGATTTCGGATACGGTCCACCATATCGAACTCGATTACGTGACCATCCAGGACCGCCAACAGGCGATAAACAACTACCTGAGCGTGAACGGACGTGCGCTGTTCGAGGACTTGCTCGACAACGACAGCCACCCGATTGTCGCCGCCGTGACGTTCATGGCCCTTCTGGAAATGATAAAGACCGACGACGTGGTGTTCCGCCAGAGCGAACTGTTCGGCCCCATCTGGATTTACCGCAAGAAGAACAATGCGGAATATGCCGACGAGATGGCGCGCGAGACGGTGTTCTTCTCGAAGGACCCGGATGTGAAACCCGGCCTCGTGGAAGAAATCCGCAATATGGCTTTGGCCCGCTCGCAGGCGGGCAGCGTGGGCGATATCGCCGCCGTGATGAAGGAAGCCGTGCTCTGGACTACGCGCGGCAGGGACGTTACCGAAGACGACCTGCAGGCCATGCTCGAAGGCCGCGAAGACTTGAGCGAAGTCCAGGAGAATCCGTTCGCCGAGATGATGCGCGAAGACGAAGCCGCCGAAGCAGCGATGTCGAACGCCCCGGCCGAGGCGGTACCTGGCGAAACCGCGCCGGCAGAATCGGCTGTGCCTGAATCCGCTCCGATGGAGTCTGCGCCGGTTGAAGCTCCGGCAGAAGCTGCCGCAGTTGCTGCTGAAACTGCTCCGGCAGAAAATGCGCAGCCCGAAGAGGCCGTGCCTGAAGCGGTTCCCGTCGAGGAACCCGCCGTTGAAGAGCCTGCTCCTGCCGAAGAACCTGCTCCTGTTGAGGAATCTGTTTCTGATGAGAAATCTGTTCCAGCCGCAGAAAAGCAGATGAGCGACGAGGAGTTCGAAGAATTCATGAAGAAGGCCCAGGCGTTCTACTCTGGCCAGGCCGAGGAAGATTCCTCAAAAGAAAACATCGCCGAAGATTCCGGCGATGATGATGACGATTTCCCGTCTTTGGAAGTCCATTCCGGCGACGACTAG
- a CDS encoding zinc metallopeptidase — protein sequence MMILIVTLALSGGVSLLVKTRFNAGQKVNISSGLTGADVAKAILMDAGITDVKVLMHQGFLSDHYNPLNKTLNLSKEVYYGRNASAAGVAAHEVGHAIQHAQGYFPMWLRSMIVPAANVGSTLGPWLVIIGIMLMGLGKAIGQPVAIIGVFLFALTTIFTLVTVPVEFDASSRAKKALARMDVVAQGREYNTVSGVLFAAGLTYVAAAISSILQLLYWAYRAGLIGGRRD from the coding sequence ATGATGATTCTCATTGTGACGCTCGCCCTCTCGGGTGGCGTTTCCCTGCTCGTCAAGACCCGCTTCAACGCCGGGCAGAAAGTGAACATTTCGAGCGGCCTCACCGGAGCCGACGTGGCTAAGGCAATCCTCATGGACGCGGGCATTACCGACGTGAAGGTCCTGATGCACCAGGGATTCCTCTCGGACCACTACAACCCGCTGAACAAGACGCTCAACCTCTCGAAGGAAGTCTACTACGGGCGCAACGCGAGCGCCGCGGGTGTCGCCGCGCACGAAGTGGGGCATGCCATCCAGCACGCGCAGGGATACTTCCCGATGTGGCTGCGTTCGATGATTGTTCCCGCAGCCAACGTGGGCAGCACGCTCGGGCCGTGGCTCGTGATTATCGGCATCATGCTCATGGGCCTCGGGAAGGCTATCGGCCAGCCTGTCGCCATCATCGGCGTGTTCCTGTTCGCCCTCACTACGATTTTCACCCTCGTGACCGTTCCCGTTGAATTCGACGCCTCCAGCCGTGCGAAGAAGGCGCTCGCCCGCATGGACGTGGTGGCGCAGGGTCGCGAATACAATACCGTTTCGGGCGTGCTGTTTGCCGCAGGCCTTACCTACGTGGCCGCCGCCATCAGCTCGATACTGCAGTTGCTTTACTGGGCTTACCGCGCAGGCCTTATCGGCGGGCGCAGGGACTAG